Proteins from one Gibbsiella quercinecans genomic window:
- a CDS encoding SelT/SelW/SelH family protein produces the protein MKKLPAVTIHYCSQCNWLLRAGWMAQELLNTFSTDLASVTLVPGTGGIYQILVDETLIWDRKTDGGFPDAAALKQRLRDHCFPERSLGHTDNKARKDETAGG, from the coding sequence ATGAAAAAACTCCCGGCGGTTACCATTCACTATTGTTCACAATGCAACTGGCTGCTACGCGCAGGGTGGATGGCGCAGGAACTGCTTAACACGTTCAGCACCGATCTGGCCTCCGTGACGCTGGTTCCCGGTACCGGCGGCATCTACCAAATCCTGGTGGATGAAACGCTTATCTGGGATCGGAAAACCGATGGCGGCTTCCCCGACGCGGCCGCGCTCAAACAGCGTTTACGTGACCATTGCTTCCCCGAGCGTTCTTTAGGCCACACGGACAATAAGGCCCGCAAAGACGAAACCGCCGGCGGCTGA
- the dusB gene encoding tRNA dihydrouridine synthase DusB, whose protein sequence is MRIGHHQLTNCLIAAPMAGITDRPFRTLCYEMGAGMTVSEMLSSNPEVWRTDKSRLRMVHSDEPGIRAVQIAGCDPDDMAAAARINVQNGAQIIDINMGCPAKKVNRKLAGSALLQYPQLIKQILQAVVNAVDVPVTLKIRTGWAPEHRNCVEIAQLAEDCGIQALTVHGRTRACLFNGDAEYDSIRAVKQNVSIPVIANGDITDPHKARAVLDYTGADALMIGRAAQGRPWIFREIQHYLDTGELLPPMPLGEVKRLLIGHIRELHGFYGQGKGFRIARKHVSWYLQEHAPNDQFRRTFNAIEDASEQLEALEAYFENLSVKKELTELCSNNA, encoded by the coding sequence ATGCGCATTGGACACCACCAGTTAACAAATTGCTTGATTGCGGCCCCGATGGCCGGCATTACAGATCGCCCTTTCAGAACATTATGTTATGAGATGGGGGCTGGGATGACGGTATCCGAAATGCTCTCCTCCAACCCGGAGGTGTGGCGTACGGATAAGTCGCGTCTGCGCATGGTACATAGTGATGAACCCGGGATCCGCGCCGTGCAAATTGCCGGATGCGATCCGGATGATATGGCCGCCGCGGCACGGATTAACGTGCAGAACGGGGCGCAAATCATCGACATCAATATGGGTTGCCCGGCTAAAAAAGTGAACCGGAAGCTGGCGGGATCTGCCTTGTTGCAGTACCCGCAGTTGATAAAACAGATCCTGCAGGCGGTAGTTAACGCTGTGGATGTGCCGGTAACGCTGAAGATACGTACTGGCTGGGCGCCAGAACACCGTAACTGTGTAGAGATTGCCCAACTGGCCGAAGATTGTGGTATTCAGGCTTTGACGGTTCATGGCCGAACCCGTGCCTGCCTGTTTAACGGCGACGCGGAATACGACAGCATTCGGGCAGTTAAGCAGAACGTTTCCATTCCGGTTATCGCGAATGGCGACATTACTGACCCGCATAAAGCCAGAGCAGTGCTCGACTACACTGGGGCCGATGCCCTGATGATAGGCCGCGCTGCTCAGGGGAGACCCTGGATCTTCCGGGAAATCCAGCATTATCTGGACACAGGGGAGCTGCTGCCACCAATGCCACTTGGCGAGGTGAAACGCTTGTTGATTGGGCATATTCGGGAATTGCACGGCTTTTACGGCCAAGGCAAGGGATTTCGAATTGCTCGTAAACACGTATCCTGGTATCTCCAGGAGCATGCCCCAAATGACCAGTTTCGGCGCACATTCAACGCCATAGAGGATGCCAGCGAACAGCTGGAGGCGTTGGAGGCATATTTCGAAAATCTTAGCGTAAAAAAAGAGCTGACAGAACTATGTTCGAACAACGCGTAA
- a CDS encoding carbonic anhydrase, which translates to MKNKLWIAIMLAGSVSAGAAEHAHWGYEGQEDPAHWGKLSPDFSLCETGKNQSPVDIQGALKTHHAQLKLAFQPGAQQIINNGHTVQVNVSHGNTLVLDGKTFTMQQFHFHAPSENEIDGKQFPLETHFVYKADDGALTVLALMFQAGKANPQLAHAWNQLPATAGEPARLNTPVDIQALIPPHANYYRFSGSLTTPPCSEGVSWLVLDKPVSASAEQIDQFRSVMHHANNRPLQPLNGRVIVD; encoded by the coding sequence ATGAAAAATAAACTGTGGATTGCCATCATGCTGGCGGGCAGCGTTTCTGCCGGCGCCGCGGAACACGCGCATTGGGGCTATGAAGGCCAGGAAGATCCCGCGCACTGGGGCAAACTCTCGCCGGATTTTTCGCTGTGTGAAACCGGCAAAAACCAGTCCCCAGTCGATATCCAGGGCGCGTTGAAAACCCATCATGCGCAGTTGAAGCTCGCCTTCCAACCGGGTGCCCAGCAAATCATCAATAACGGCCACACGGTTCAGGTGAACGTCAGCCACGGCAATACCCTGGTGCTGGACGGCAAAACCTTTACCATGCAGCAGTTCCACTTCCACGCCCCGAGCGAAAACGAAATTGACGGCAAACAGTTCCCGCTGGAAACGCACTTTGTTTATAAGGCTGACGACGGCGCCCTGACGGTGTTGGCGCTGATGTTCCAGGCGGGCAAGGCAAATCCACAGTTGGCGCATGCCTGGAATCAACTGCCGGCGACGGCCGGTGAGCCGGCGCGGCTGAACACGCCGGTGGATATCCAGGCGCTGATACCGCCACACGCTAACTATTATCGCTTCAGCGGTTCACTGACGACGCCGCCTTGTTCCGAAGGGGTGAGCTGGCTGGTGCTGGATAAGCCTGTAAGCGCTTCTGCTGAACAAATCGATCAATTCCGTTCCGTAATGCACCATGCCAATAACCGGCCGCTACAACCGCTTAACGGCCGCGTGATTGTCGATTAA
- the lpxP gene encoding kdo(2)-lipid IV(A) palmitoleoyltransferase, producing MKRTQAFQAALLHPRYWLTWFGLAILFLLVQLPYPVLHRLGIWLGRTSMRFLKRRVAITRRNLELCFPDMEPQLRERKVVGNFESLGMGLLETGMAWFWSDKRVKRWFNVSGINHLKVAQQDGRGVLVIGVHFMSLELGGRAMGLCQPMMAMYRPHNNKAMEWAQTKGRMRSNKAMLDRKDLRGMVHALKRGEAVWFAPDQDYGPRGSVFAPLFAVDQAATTSGTFMLARMAKPALVPVVLIRRENGSGYDLLIQPALENYPMTDEIAAAAYMNKVVEKEIMRAPEQYMWLHRRFKTRPVGAPSLY from the coding sequence ATGAAGCGTACGCAAGCTTTCCAAGCAGCCCTGCTGCACCCCCGCTACTGGCTGACCTGGTTTGGCCTTGCCATCCTTTTCCTGCTGGTCCAACTGCCTTACCCGGTGCTTCATCGCCTGGGCATCTGGCTTGGCCGCACCTCAATGCGTTTCCTCAAGCGCCGCGTCGCCATCACCCGCCGTAACCTGGAGCTGTGCTTCCCGGATATGGAGCCGCAGCTGCGCGAACGCAAAGTGGTGGGCAACTTTGAATCCCTCGGGATGGGGCTGCTGGAAACCGGTATGGCGTGGTTCTGGTCTGATAAGCGCGTTAAACGCTGGTTCAATGTCTCCGGCATCAACCACCTGAAAGTGGCGCAGCAAGACGGCCGCGGCGTACTGGTCATCGGCGTGCATTTTATGTCGCTGGAGCTGGGCGGCCGGGCAATGGGGCTATGCCAGCCGATGATGGCCATGTATCGCCCGCACAACAACAAGGCGATGGAATGGGCGCAAACCAAAGGCCGTATGCGCTCCAACAAAGCCATGCTGGACCGTAAAGATCTGCGTGGCATGGTGCATGCGCTGAAACGTGGCGAAGCGGTATGGTTCGCCCCCGATCAGGACTACGGCCCGCGCGGCAGCGTGTTTGCCCCGCTGTTTGCCGTCGATCAGGCCGCCACCACCAGCGGCACGTTTATGCTGGCCCGCATGGCCAAGCCGGCGCTGGTGCCGGTGGTGTTAATCCGCCGTGAAAACGGCAGCGGCTATGATCTGCTGATTCAACCGGCGCTGGAAAACTACCCGATGACCGATGAAATAGCCGCCGCCGCCTACATGAACAAAGTGGTGGAAAAAGAGATTATGCGGGCGCCGGAACAGTATATGTGGCTGCACCGCCGCTTCAAAACCCGCCCGGTCGGCGCCCCGTCGCTGTATTAA
- the fis gene encoding DNA-binding transcriptional regulator Fis: MFEQRVNSDVLTVSTVNSQDQVTQKPLRDSVKQALKNYFAQLNGQDVNDLYELVLAEVEQPLLDMVMQYTRGNQTRAALMMGINRGTLRKKLKKYGMN, encoded by the coding sequence ATGTTCGAACAACGCGTAAATTCTGACGTACTGACCGTTTCAACCGTAAACTCACAGGACCAAGTGACCCAAAAGCCTCTGCGCGACTCGGTTAAACAAGCACTGAAGAACTATTTTGCTCAACTGAATGGTCAGGATGTCAATGACCTGTATGAGCTGGTACTGGCTGAAGTAGAACAGCCACTGTTGGACATGGTGATGCAATACACCCGTGGCAACCAGACCCGTGCAGCCCTGATGATGGGCATCAACCGCGGTACGCTGCGCAAGAAACTGAAAAAATACGGCATGAACTGA
- a CDS encoding amino acid ABC transporter permease, translating into MSPRPTVKSDLSLTNPAVRAWLYQIIALVALVAFGGYLIHNTVTNLSHRGITSGFAFLDNPAGFGIVQSLIDYQQGDSYGRVFLVGLMNTLLVSALCIVFASLLGFFVGLGRLSDNWLLRKLSTIYIETFRNIPPLLQIFFWYFAVLRNLPGPRQSIDVFGSLFLSNRGLYIPAPIAGEGIYAFLAAVAVAIVAILALRRYNHHRQIHTGKIRHTWPYALLLLIGLPALAHLLFGAALHWDIPELRGFNFRGGLVLIPELAALTLALSVYTSSFIAEVIRSGIQSVPSGQHEAARSLGLPNPVTLRQVILPQALRVIIPPLTSQYLNVVKNSSLAAAIGYPDMVSLFAGTVLNQTGQAIETIAITMSVYLIISLTISLLMNIYNRRIALVER; encoded by the coding sequence ATGTCCCCACGCCCAACCGTTAAAAGCGACCTGTCGCTGACTAATCCCGCGGTTCGCGCCTGGCTCTACCAGATCATTGCTCTGGTGGCTTTAGTCGCCTTCGGCGGCTATTTAATTCACAACACAGTGACCAACTTATCCCATCGCGGGATTACCTCTGGTTTCGCCTTTCTGGATAACCCCGCCGGCTTCGGCATCGTGCAGAGCCTGATCGACTACCAACAGGGCGACAGCTATGGCCGGGTGTTCCTGGTCGGGCTGATGAACACGCTGTTGGTTTCTGCGCTTTGTATCGTTTTCGCCTCGCTGCTGGGGTTTTTCGTCGGCCTTGGCCGCCTGTCCGACAACTGGCTATTGCGCAAACTTTCTACCATCTACATTGAAACCTTCCGCAATATTCCCCCGCTGCTGCAGATCTTTTTCTGGTATTTCGCCGTGTTGCGCAACCTGCCCGGCCCGCGCCAGAGCATTGATGTGTTCGGCAGCCTGTTCCTGAGCAACCGTGGGTTGTATATCCCGGCGCCGATCGCCGGTGAAGGCATATACGCCTTCCTGGCGGCGGTAGCAGTGGCCATTGTCGCCATCCTGGCGCTGCGCCGCTACAACCACCACCGCCAGATCCACACCGGGAAGATCCGGCACACCTGGCCCTATGCCCTGCTACTGCTGATCGGCCTGCCGGCGCTGGCCCACCTGCTGTTTGGCGCGGCCCTGCACTGGGATATACCGGAACTGCGCGGCTTTAACTTCCGCGGCGGCCTGGTGCTGATCCCGGAGCTGGCGGCGTTGACGCTGGCGCTGTCGGTCTACACCTCATCGTTCATCGCCGAAGTGATCCGCTCCGGTATTCAGTCGGTGCCTTCTGGCCAGCATGAAGCGGCGCGCTCGCTCGGGCTGCCCAACCCCGTCACGCTGCGCCAGGTGATCCTGCCGCAGGCGCTGCGGGTGATTATCCCGCCGCTGACCAGCCAATACCTGAACGTGGTGAAGAACTCATCCCTGGCAGCCGCCATCGGCTACCCGGATATGGTGTCGCTGTTCGCCGGCACGGTGTTGAACCAAACCGGCCAAGCGATAGAAACCATCGCCATCACCATGTCGGTCTATCTGATTATCAGCCTGACGATTTCGTTGCTGATGAATATTTATAACCGGCGTATCGCGCTGGTTGAGCGCTAA
- the prmA gene encoding 50S ribosomal protein L11 methyltransferase, which yields MPWIQLKLNTTGSQAEALSDALVESGAVSVTFQDSHDNPVFEPLPGETLLWGDTDVIGLYDAETDMVEVVAILAQHPLLGNGFHHKIEQLEDKDWEREWMENFHPMRFGQRLWICPSWREVPEPDAVNVMLDPGLAFGTGTHPTTALCLQWLDGLDLVGKTVIDFGCGSGILAIAALKLGAAHAIGIDIDPQAIQASRDNAERNGVADRLALYLPKDQPEGLLADVVVANILAGPLRELAPLISCLPKSGGYLGLSGILATQADSVAEAYEDKFTLDPVAEREEWCRITGQRK from the coding sequence ATGCCTTGGATCCAACTCAAACTGAACACCACCGGCAGCCAGGCGGAAGCCCTGAGCGATGCGCTGGTTGAAAGCGGCGCCGTCTCGGTAACCTTTCAGGACAGCCACGACAACCCGGTTTTTGAACCCCTGCCTGGCGAGACGCTGCTATGGGGCGATACGGACGTGATTGGCCTGTATGACGCCGAAACCGATATGGTGGAGGTGGTCGCCATCCTAGCGCAGCACCCGCTGCTGGGCAACGGTTTCCACCACAAAATCGAGCAGTTGGAAGACAAGGACTGGGAGCGCGAATGGATGGAAAATTTCCACCCGATGCGCTTTGGCCAACGGCTGTGGATCTGCCCGAGCTGGCGCGAAGTGCCGGAGCCTGATGCGGTGAACGTGATGCTCGATCCGGGCCTGGCCTTTGGCACCGGCACCCACCCGACCACCGCGCTGTGCCTGCAGTGGCTGGACGGGTTGGATCTGGTGGGCAAAACCGTGATCGACTTCGGCTGCGGCTCCGGCATCCTGGCCATCGCGGCGCTCAAGCTTGGCGCCGCGCACGCTATCGGCATTGATATCGATCCACAGGCCATCCAGGCCAGCCGCGACAACGCCGAACGCAATGGCGTGGCGGATCGCCTGGCGCTGTACCTGCCGAAAGACCAGCCGGAAGGGCTGCTGGCCGACGTCGTGGTGGCCAACATCCTCGCCGGCCCGCTGCGCGAGTTGGCGCCGTTGATCAGCTGCCTGCCGAAATCAGGGGGCTATCTGGGCCTGTCCGGTATCCTGGCGACCCAGGCCGACAGCGTGGCCGAAGCCTATGAAGACAAATTTACCCTCGATCCGGTGGCCGAACGCGAAGAGTGGTGCCGTATCACCGGCCAGCGCAAATAA
- a CDS encoding amino acid ABC transporter substrate-binding protein — protein MKKLIISTLAATATLFAITGQAHAGATLDAIKKKGFVQCGISDGLPGFSYADASGKFSGIDVDLCRGVAAAVFGDAEKVKYTPLTAKERFTALQSGEVDILSRNTTWTSSRDAGMGMIFAGVNYYDGIGFLTHQKAGLKSAKELDGATVCIQAGTDTELNVADYFKANKMQYTPVTFDRSDESAKALDSGRCDTLASDQSQLYALRIKLGKPDEFIVLPEVISKEPLGPVVRRGDEDWLSIVRWTLFAMLNAEEMGVTSKNVDQLAAKPTTPDMSHLLGHEGTYGKDLKLPNDWVVKIVKQVGNYGEVFERNVGMGSELKIKRGQNALWNQGGIQYAPPVR, from the coding sequence ATGAAAAAACTAATTATCTCTACGCTGGCCGCTACGGCCACATTATTCGCTATTACAGGACAAGCGCACGCCGGCGCCACATTAGACGCCATCAAGAAAAAAGGTTTTGTCCAGTGTGGTATCAGCGATGGGCTGCCCGGCTTCTCTTATGCCGATGCCAGCGGCAAATTCTCTGGGATTGACGTTGATCTGTGCCGCGGCGTCGCCGCAGCGGTATTTGGCGATGCCGAAAAAGTGAAATATACCCCGTTGACCGCCAAAGAGCGTTTCACCGCGCTGCAATCCGGCGAAGTGGATATCCTGTCGCGCAACACCACCTGGACATCGTCACGCGATGCCGGCATGGGGATGATCTTCGCCGGGGTTAACTATTACGATGGCATCGGCTTCCTCACCCACCAAAAAGCCGGGTTGAAAAGCGCCAAAGAACTGGACGGCGCCACCGTCTGTATCCAGGCCGGCACCGACACCGAACTGAACGTCGCCGACTACTTCAAAGCCAACAAGATGCAGTATACGCCGGTCACGTTTGACCGCTCCGACGAGAGCGCCAAAGCGCTGGACTCCGGCCGCTGCGATACGCTGGCCTCCGATCAGTCGCAGTTGTATGCATTGCGCATCAAGCTCGGCAAGCCGGATGAGTTTATCGTACTGCCGGAAGTGATTTCTAAAGAGCCGCTGGGGCCGGTGGTGCGCCGCGGTGACGAAGACTGGCTGTCGATCGTGCGCTGGACGCTGTTCGCCATGCTGAACGCCGAAGAGATGGGCGTCACGTCGAAAAACGTCGACCAACTGGCCGCCAAGCCCACCACGCCGGATATGTCGCACCTGCTGGGGCATGAAGGCACCTACGGCAAAGATCTGAAGCTGCCTAACGACTGGGTGGTCAAAATCGTTAAACAGGTCGGCAACTATGGCGAAGTGTTCGAACGCAACGTCGGCATGGGTAGCGAGCTGAAAATCAAACGCGGCCAGAACGCGTTGTGGAACCAGGGCGGCATCCAGTACGCACCGCCAGTGCGTTAA